A single genomic interval of Lathyrus oleraceus cultivar Zhongwan6 chromosome 7, CAAS_Psat_ZW6_1.0, whole genome shotgun sequence harbors:
- the LOC127105551 gene encoding BTB/POZ domain-containing protein At5g41330 produces the protein MPPFAGSLLQSQPRSDSNIVTIDVGGQMFQTTKQTLTSAGPKTFFSRISQTDSPFTPFIDRDPEIFSLFLSLLRTGNLPSKAKSFDLHDLIIESRFYGIENLLVNSFSNPSQLEPFNLQKSLQLALNGRDSPSSIATTPYGSLHVSHGSKITTFDWSLRRKSTILTHFTAVDSLFALSPSLAAAGANDFSGLQILDLEKGYVKETLNWENVTKSGSTVQAIGSSPENMFVSFESSRRNSNSIVVYDLNSLRPVTEIGHNEIYGADIDSAIPATKLQWIESHNLLMASGSHSGPSGVSGNIRLWDVRSGEVVWEVSEKVDCFADVTVSDSLSAMFKVGVNSGEVSYMDLKNLGSEKSSWVCLGDKRKVLNGKKEGFGYKIETQGNQVFCSKGGDVELWSEIIMGSSNNRIFKKNLMGRGQDIGGAKITNLAFGGSRMFLTRKDLQCVEVWQSSSREL, from the coding sequence ATGCCACCATTCGCAGGCTCTCTTCTCCAATCTCAACCAAGATCAGACTCCAACATAGTCACCATCGACGTCGGTGGCCAAATGTTCCAAACCACTAAACAAACATTAACCTCAGCAGGTCCCAAAACCTTCTTCTCTAGAATCTCCCAAACCGATTCCCCTTTCACACCTTTCATCGACAGAGACCCTGAAATTTTCTCTCTCTTCCTCTCTCTCCTCCGCACCGGTAACCTTCCCTCCAAAGCCAAATCCTTCGACCTCCATGACCTCATCATCGAGTCCCGATTCTACGGCATCGAAAATCTCCTCGTGAATTCCTTCTCCAACCCCTCTCAGTTAGAGCCTTTCAATCTTCAGAAATCGCTTCAGTTAGCGTTAAATGGGAGAGACTCTCCTTCTTCCATCGCAACCACCCCTTACGGTTCTCTTCATGTTTCTCATGGTAGCAAGATCACCACGTTTGATTGGTCGCTTCGTCGGAAATCTACTATTCTAACGCACTTCACCGCCGTTGATTCTTTATTTGCTTTATCTCCGTCGCTTGCCGCTGCCGGTGCTAATGACTTCTCCGGCCTGCAGATTCTCGATCTGGAAAAGGGTTATGTGAAAGAAACGCTTAATTGGGAGAACGTCACGAAATCGGGATCCACCGTTCAAGCTATTGGATCCTCCCCGGAGAATATGTTCGTCAGCTTTGAATCCTCCCGGAGAAACTCCAATTCTATAGTCGTTTACGATTTGAATAGCTTGAGACCCGTAACTGAAATTGGTCACAATGAAATCTACGGCGCCGATATTGATTCAGCCATCCCAGCCACGAAGTTGCAGTGGATTGAAAGTCATAATTTGTTAATGGCGTCCGGGTCTCACAGCGGTCCTTCCGGTGTTTCCGGTAATATTAGGTTATGGGACGTTCGTTCCGGCGAGGTTGTATGGGAAGTTTCCGAGAAAGTTGATTGTTTTGCAGATGTAACAGTTTCTGATTCTTTGTCTGCTATGTTTAAAGTCGGTGTGAATTCCGGTGAAGTTTCTTATATGGATTTGAAGAATTTGGGTTCTGAGAAAAGCTCATGGGTTTGTTTAGGTGATAAGAGAAAAGTGCTGAATGGTAAAAAAGAAGGGTTTGGTTACAAAATTGAAACACAAGGGAATCAAGTGTTTTGCAGTAAAGGTGGTGATGTAGAACTTTGGTCGGAGATTATAATGGGTTCTTCTAATAACAGGATTTTCAAGAAGAATTTGATGGGGAGAGGACAGGATATAGGAGGTGCTAAGATTACCAATTTGGCATTTGGAGGAAGTAGAATGTTCTTGACAAGAAAAGATTTGCAATGTGTTGAGGTTTGGCAGAGTTCTTCAAGGGAACTTTGA